The stretch of DNA ACGAAGTGTCGGCTTATGCACAGGCCGGACGGCCGGCGCGGCATAACCTCAATTACTGGAGTTTCGGCGACTTCATCGGTATCGGTGCGGGCGCTCACGGCAAGCTCAGCCATCCGGACGGGCGCATCGTCCGGACCTGGAAGACACGCCTGCCGAAGGACTATCTGAACCCGGCCAAGAGCTTCCAGGCTGGCGAGAAAACCCTGAGCAACGACGAGATGCCGTTCGAGTTTCTGATGAACGCGCTGCGCCTGACTGCCGGGGTGGAATCACGCCTGTATCCCGAGCGCACCGGCCTGCCGCTGGAAGGTCTCACCGAACACCGCAAGGAGGCCGAACAAAGCGGCCTGATGCAGGTCGAACCGTCACGTCTGGCGGCCACCGAGCGCGGACAACTCTTTCTCAACGACTTGCTGCAGAAATTTCTGAGCTGAGCCCACGCCCCAACGGCAGCCCCAAGGAAAAACGCATGGATTTGATACTCGATCTGCTCGCCACCGTGTCCCGCTGGAGCCGCAGCAATCTCTCGGAAATCGCCCTGGCCCTGGTCGGCTGCCTGCTGGTGCTGTTTGGCGCCGACTTCAAAGGCTGGGTCGAGCAACGCCTGGGCAGCATCGCCGGCGCCCTGCGCATACCGCTGATGTCGCTGCTGTGCGTGATCGGCAGTGGCGCCGCACTGATCTACGCCACGCCGTGGGTAGTCAAGGGCTTGAGCCAGTTCAACAACTACAGCCTGGCGCCGGTGTTGTTGGTGGTGCTGGTGTTGATCGGCGTCGTAGCTGACCGCCGCTGATTTTTCGGCCGCTTTTGATCGTTCCCATGCTCCGCGTGGGAATGCC from Pseudomonas sp. P8_229 encodes:
- a CDS encoding DUF3392 domain-containing protein — translated: MDLILDLLATVSRWSRSNLSEIALALVGCLLVLFGADFKGWVEQRLGSIAGALRIPLMSLLCVIGSGAALIYATPWVVKGLSQFNNYSLAPVLLVVLVLIGVVADRR